A part of Micromonospora chersina genomic DNA contains:
- a CDS encoding acyltransferase family protein: MRRLRQLAERTPAARERYVDLLRALAITMVVLGHWGVTVIGYDRNGRPAGHSALGDLPWAWPLTWVAQVIPVFFLVGGYANAASLAARRGRGGTPTGWLVDRSARLARPTTALLVVLAVGAAVATLRGADATQVRTVVWFATIPLWFLVAYLVVVPLTPPMYALHRRFGLAVPVVLVALVALGDLGRLLGPAGLASGNYLFGWLAVHQLGFAWYDARTGQPEGRPARPGGAGPRGLRRRRLPLSRRAGAVLLGGGLAALLLLTVVGPYPVVLLNVPGERLDNAAPPSLALLAAATAQLGLILLLREPAQRWLRRPRPWQAVIAVNAVVLTVFLWHLTAAVLLVGLLDALGVLPTPPVGTAAWYAWRVPWLLALAVVLAALVAVFGPIEARTRRPPDTHPAREGTRRLRTALAVLGYAGLVTGLLLNSLTRKAAPEPLGLPAPALVAYLAGAGVLRLLRSGWGSRG, encoded by the coding sequence ATGCGCCGCCTGCGGCAGCTCGCCGAGCGCACGCCGGCCGCCCGGGAGCGCTACGTCGACCTGCTCCGGGCCCTCGCCATCACCATGGTCGTGCTCGGCCACTGGGGCGTGACAGTCATCGGCTACGACCGGAACGGCCGTCCCGCCGGCCACTCGGCCCTCGGCGACCTGCCCTGGGCCTGGCCGCTGACCTGGGTGGCCCAGGTGATACCGGTGTTCTTCCTGGTCGGCGGCTACGCCAACGCCGCCTCGCTGGCCGCCCGCCGCGGCCGGGGCGGCACCCCCACGGGCTGGCTCGTCGACCGCAGCGCGCGGCTGGCCCGGCCCACCACCGCGCTGCTCGTGGTGCTGGCGGTCGGCGCCGCGGTGGCCACGCTGCGCGGCGCCGACGCCACCCAGGTCCGCACGGTGGTCTGGTTCGCCACCATCCCGCTCTGGTTCCTGGTGGCCTACCTCGTGGTGGTGCCGCTGACCCCACCCATGTACGCGCTGCACCGCCGCTTCGGGCTCGCCGTGCCGGTGGTGCTGGTCGCCCTGGTCGCGCTCGGTGACCTGGGCCGGCTGCTCGGCCCGGCCGGGCTGGCGAGCGGCAACTACCTGTTCGGCTGGCTGGCCGTACACCAGCTCGGCTTCGCCTGGTACGACGCCCGCACCGGGCAGCCCGAGGGCCGGCCGGCCCGGCCGGGCGGCGCCGGGCCCCGAGGCCTGCGCCGGCGCCGGCTGCCGCTGTCCCGCCGGGCCGGGGCGGTCCTGCTCGGCGGCGGGCTGGCCGCGCTGCTGCTGCTCACCGTCGTCGGGCCCTACCCGGTGGTGCTGCTCAACGTGCCCGGCGAGCGGCTGGACAACGCGGCCCCGCCGAGCCTGGCGCTGCTCGCCGCGGCCACCGCGCAGCTCGGCCTGATCCTGCTGCTGCGCGAGCCGGCGCAGCGCTGGCTGCGGCGCCCCCGCCCGTGGCAGGCGGTGATCGCGGTGAACGCCGTGGTGCTCACCGTCTTCCTCTGGCACCTGACCGCCGCGGTGCTGCTGGTCGGGCTGCTCGACGCGCTCGGCGTGCTGCCCACTCCCCCGGTCGGCACGGCGGCCTGGTACGCCTGGCGGGTCCCCTGGCTGCTCGCCCTCGCCGTGGTGCTGGCCGCGCTGGTCGCCGTCTTCGGCCCGATCGAGGCCCGCACCCGCCGCCCGCCCGACACTCATCCGGCGCGCGAGGGCACCCGCCGGCTGCGCACCGCGCTGGCCGTCCTCGGGTACGCCGGACTCGTCACCGGGCTGCTGCTGAACAGCCTCACCCGCAAGGCCGCGCCCGAGCCGCTCGGGCTGCCCGCCCCGGCGCTGGTGGCGTACCTGGCCGGGGCGGGGGTGCTGCGGCTGCTCAGGTCTGGGTGGGGAAGCCGAGGTTGA
- the ngcE gene encoding N-acetylglucosamine/diacetylchitobiose ABC transporter substrate-binding protein: MNRREILRRTAAAGLLATPAAGLLAGCATSGGDDKGDSGAYKGTKSEKNPLGVKEDAPLEVVIFNGGFGEEYAKSHEAMYKEQYPKAKINHSATQEISKTLQPRFVDGTPPDVVNNSGAGQIDFNGLVSQNALADLGDLLAAPSLDIPGKTVKDTLLPGAVEVGSYDGKFLVMNYTYTVYGIWHSTKLFADRGWQYAKTWDEHIALCKQIKAAGIAPWTYAGIHPRYMSWPLISTAIKLGGPSVALAIDNLEPNAWKSDAMKAAADAWHQIVKDKYILEGSPGLDHKQSQTAWCQGKAAFISCGSWLESEQKDVTPAGFNMTVQPTPSLGSGDKLPFEAVRGTAGEPFMVPAKAKNVAGGLEYFRTMLSKKGAQDFTKKVASLTVVAGATEGVELPFGLNTVVKALEASGSNGFNWVYNNYYRKLERNLVDAACGEFFSGRIGPAEFLDQCQKGADSIAQDSSIKKYKRAA; encoded by the coding sequence ATGAACAGGCGTGAGATCCTCCGGCGGACCGCTGCCGCCGGTCTGCTGGCCACCCCCGCCGCCGGCCTGCTCGCCGGCTGCGCCACCTCCGGTGGTGACGACAAGGGCGACTCCGGCGCCTACAAGGGCACCAAGAGCGAGAAGAACCCGCTCGGTGTCAAGGAGGACGCCCCGCTCGAGGTGGTGATCTTCAACGGCGGCTTCGGCGAGGAGTACGCCAAGTCCCACGAGGCCATGTACAAGGAGCAGTACCCGAAGGCGAAGATCAACCACTCCGCCACCCAGGAGATCAGCAAGACCCTCCAGCCGCGCTTCGTCGACGGCACCCCGCCGGACGTGGTGAACAACTCCGGCGCCGGGCAGATCGACTTCAACGGCCTCGTCTCGCAGAACGCCCTTGCCGACCTCGGCGACCTGCTCGCCGCGCCCAGCCTCGACATCCCCGGCAAGACGGTCAAGGACACCCTGCTCCCCGGCGCCGTCGAGGTCGGCTCGTACGACGGCAAGTTCCTCGTGATGAACTACACCTACACGGTGTACGGCATCTGGCACTCCACCAAGCTCTTCGCCGACCGGGGCTGGCAGTACGCCAAGACCTGGGACGAGCACATCGCGCTCTGCAAGCAGATCAAGGCCGCCGGCATCGCCCCCTGGACGTACGCCGGCATCCACCCGCGCTACATGAGCTGGCCGCTGATCTCCACGGCGATCAAGCTGGGCGGCCCGTCGGTGGCGCTGGCCATCGACAACCTGGAGCCCAACGCCTGGAAGTCCGACGCCATGAAGGCCGCCGCGGACGCCTGGCACCAGATCGTCAAGGACAAGTACATCCTGGAGGGTTCGCCCGGCCTGGACCACAAGCAGTCGCAGACCGCCTGGTGCCAGGGCAAGGCCGCCTTCATCTCCTGCGGCTCCTGGCTGGAGAGTGAGCAGAAGGACGTCACCCCGGCCGGGTTCAACATGACCGTCCAGCCGACCCCGAGCCTGGGCAGCGGCGACAAGCTGCCGTTCGAGGCGGTCCGGGGCACCGCCGGCGAGCCGTTCATGGTCCCGGCCAAGGCCAAGAACGTGGCCGGCGGGCTGGAGTACTTCCGGACCATGCTCTCCAAGAAGGGCGCCCAGGACTTCACCAAGAAGGTCGCCAGCCTCACCGTGGTGGCCGGCGCCACCGAGGGCGTCGAGCTGCCGTTCGGGCTGAACACCGTGGTCAAGGCGCTGGAGGCGTCCGGATCCAACGGCTTCAACTGGGTCTACAACAACTACTACCGCAAGCTCGAGCGCAACCTTGTCGACGCCGCCTGCGGCGAGTTCTTCAGCGGCCGGATCGGGCCGGCCGAGTTCCTCGACCAGTGCCAGAAGGGCGCCGACTCGATCGCCCAGGACAGCTCGATCAAGAAGTACAAGCGCGCCGCGTGA
- a CDS encoding carbohydrate ABC transporter permease: protein MRHGRYPLIVSFLLPPLVLYGVFVLSPYLQAFQISTTDWLGYSAQADPVGMANFRTLLHDGYVWNALENNAVLLLVVPVLTIALGLFFATMLTMGGRKGRAGVTGVRGTAVYRLVYFFPQVLSVVIIALLWKEIYNPRSGLLNGALHALGLPTPAWLGDPRFAFWCVLAVMVWSNVGFYVVLFGAAMQAIPRDIYEAVMLDGASRAVMLRKITIPLLWDTVQVAWIYLAIAALDGFILVQLMTNGGPNFSTDVIGNRMYDTAFGSETKFGYASAMGVVMFFLTLSVAVLALRAARRDRIEYS, encoded by the coding sequence GTGCGACATGGCAGATACCCGCTGATCGTCAGCTTCCTGCTGCCGCCGCTGGTGCTGTACGGCGTCTTCGTGCTCTCGCCGTACCTTCAGGCCTTTCAGATCTCGACCACCGACTGGCTGGGCTACTCCGCGCAGGCCGACCCGGTCGGCATGGCGAACTTCCGCACCCTGCTGCACGACGGCTACGTCTGGAACGCGCTGGAGAACAACGCGGTCCTGCTGCTCGTGGTGCCGGTGCTGACCATCGCGCTCGGCCTGTTCTTCGCCACCATGCTCACGATGGGCGGCCGCAAGGGCCGGGCCGGCGTGACCGGCGTCCGGGGCACGGCCGTCTACCGGCTGGTCTACTTCTTCCCGCAGGTGCTCTCGGTGGTGATCATCGCGCTGCTCTGGAAGGAGATCTACAACCCGCGAAGCGGCCTGCTCAACGGCGCGCTGCACGCGCTCGGCCTGCCCACCCCGGCCTGGCTCGGCGACCCCCGGTTCGCCTTCTGGTGCGTGCTGGCCGTGATGGTGTGGAGCAACGTCGGCTTCTACGTGGTGCTCTTCGGCGCGGCCATGCAGGCCATCCCGCGCGACATCTACGAGGCCGTGATGCTCGACGGGGCGTCCCGGGCCGTGATGCTGCGGAAGATCACCATCCCGCTGCTCTGGGACACCGTCCAGGTCGCCTGGATCTACCTGGCCATCGCCGCGCTGGACGGGTTCATCCTGGTCCAGCTCATGACCAACGGCGGCCCGAACTTCTCCACCGACGTGATCGGCAACCGGATGTACGACACCGCGTTCGGCAGCGAGACCAAGTTCGGTTACGCCTCGGCGATGGGCGTGGTGATGTTCTTCCTGACCCTCTCGGTGGCGGTGCTGGCGCTGCGGGCCGCCCGGCGCGATCGGATCGAGTACTCATGA
- a CDS encoding carbohydrate ABC transporter permease codes for MTSVDSGTRPAPATPAEPTTDRPPRRELGVANVFSHSFLLLWAAMTVLPLAWMVLSSLKSNGEILADPWGLPEALHLDNWARAWTKAHIGRYFLNSAVVVAGSLTLTMLLGAAAAYVFARYDFRGRQVVYYLFVGGMMFPVFLALVPLFFVVRNAGLFGTWTGLILVYTAYSLPFTVFFLTAFFRTLPTAIAEAALIDGCGHFRLFFRVMLPMARPGLISVGIFNFLSHWNQFLLPQVLMQGDESKWMLAQGLNALAVNQGYAGDYAQLFAGLTIAVLPVLVVYVTFQRQIQAGLTAGQLK; via the coding sequence ATGACCAGTGTGGACTCCGGCACCCGGCCGGCACCGGCGACCCCCGCCGAGCCGACGACCGACCGGCCGCCGCGCCGGGAACTGGGCGTGGCGAACGTCTTCTCGCACAGCTTCCTGCTGCTCTGGGCGGCCATGACCGTGCTGCCGCTGGCCTGGATGGTGCTCAGCTCGCTGAAGAGCAACGGCGAGATCCTCGCCGACCCGTGGGGGCTGCCCGAGGCGCTGCACCTGGACAACTGGGCGCGCGCCTGGACCAAGGCGCACATCGGGCGCTACTTCCTCAACAGCGCCGTCGTGGTGGCCGGCTCGCTGACCCTCACCATGCTCCTCGGCGCCGCCGCCGCGTACGTCTTCGCGCGCTACGACTTCCGTGGCCGGCAGGTCGTCTACTACCTGTTCGTCGGCGGGATGATGTTCCCGGTCTTCCTCGCCCTCGTGCCGCTGTTCTTCGTGGTCCGCAACGCCGGCCTCTTCGGCACCTGGACCGGCCTGATCCTGGTCTACACCGCCTACTCGCTGCCGTTCACGGTCTTCTTCCTGACCGCGTTCTTCCGCACCCTGCCGACCGCGATCGCCGAGGCGGCGCTCATCGACGGGTGCGGCCACTTCCGGCTCTTCTTCCGGGTGATGCTGCCGATGGCGCGTCCGGGACTGATCAGCGTCGGCATCTTCAACTTCCTCAGCCACTGGAACCAGTTCCTGCTGCCGCAGGTACTCATGCAGGGCGACGAGTCGAAGTGGATGCTCGCCCAGGGCCTCAACGCCCTGGCCGTCAACCAGGGCTACGCCGGCGACTACGCGCAGCTCTTCGCCGGCCTGACCATCGCGGTCCTGCCGGTGCTGGTCGTCTACGTGACCTTCCAGCGGCAGATCCAGGCGGGTCTCACCGCGGGGCAGCTCAAGTGA
- a CDS encoding N-acetylglucosamine kinase, which yields MSDTVVVGLDVGGTSTRAAALSLDGARLGAGRAGGGNPTSHGAERAAAELLAALRAALADIDPTRVRAGVIGLAGAGRLLADPQGRAAFDQAWADAGLRCPYAVHGDALVAYASGTSAPDGTVLIAGTGAIAAQVRDLRLDRTADGHGWLLGDAGSGFWLGREAVRRLLTDLDRADPPGDLARRVLTDLTGATEVAARPRATAEAVVQAVTRRPPVELARLAPLVVAAARDGEPAGVALVAEAAALLAESVSRIRPPGATDPVVLGGGLLTGDTPLAAAVRAELSRRWPDAPLRSAGDGAAAAAWLAARDLPEVADPAALHALLVPPT from the coding sequence ATGTCGGACACCGTCGTGGTCGGCCTCGACGTCGGGGGTACGTCCACCCGCGCCGCCGCCCTCAGCCTCGACGGGGCACGCCTCGGCGCCGGCCGTGCCGGCGGGGGCAACCCGACCAGCCACGGCGCCGAGCGGGCCGCCGCCGAACTCCTCGCCGCGCTGCGCGCCGCCCTCGCCGACATCGACCCCACCCGGGTCCGCGCCGGCGTCATCGGGCTGGCCGGGGCCGGCCGGCTCCTCGCCGACCCGCAGGGCCGGGCCGCCTTCGACCAGGCGTGGGCCGACGCGGGCCTGCGCTGCCCGTACGCGGTGCACGGCGACGCCCTGGTCGCCTACGCCTCGGGCACGTCCGCCCCGGACGGCACCGTGCTCATCGCCGGCACCGGTGCGATCGCCGCCCAGGTACGCGACCTGCGCCTCGACCGCACCGCCGACGGGCACGGCTGGCTGCTCGGCGACGCGGGCTCCGGTTTCTGGCTCGGCCGCGAGGCGGTCCGCCGGCTGCTCACCGACCTGGACCGGGCCGACCCGCCCGGCGACCTGGCCCGCCGGGTGCTCACCGACCTCACCGGCGCCACCGAGGTGGCCGCCCGCCCCCGCGCCACCGCCGAGGCCGTGGTGCAGGCGGTGACCCGCCGACCGCCGGTGGAACTGGCCCGGCTCGCGCCGCTCGTGGTGGCGGCGGCCCGCGACGGCGAGCCGGCCGGCGTGGCCCTGGTCGCGGAGGCGGCCGCGCTGCTCGCCGAGAGCGTCTCCCGGATCCGGCCGCCCGGCGCGACCGACCCGGTGGTGCTCGGCGGCGGCCTGCTCACCGGGGACACCCCCCTCGCCGCCGCGGTCCGCGCCGAACTGTCCCGCCGCTGGCCGGACGCCCCGCTGCGCAGCGCCGGCGACGGGGCCGCCGCGGCCGCCTGGCTCGCCGCCCGCGACCTGCCCGAGGTCGCCGACCCGGCAGCCCTCCACGCCCTGCTGGTCCCGCCAACCTGA
- a CDS encoding MurR/RpiR family transcriptional regulator, which produces MVDHEVDTPAGTAVVDADAVDRRGAVAVSSDGVLARVRAGAGELTGALRRVAEHVLSDPEAAARATIVELAERSGTSPATITRFCRAMGFEGYADLRLGIAAETGRARSAGWTVDIGREIQPSDPLARVLDQIMAADTRAMHDTAALLDLGEVERAAVAIAGASRVNIFGASGSALVGEEMQFSLHRIGVAAWAWSDVHEGLASAALLGVGDVALGISHTGQTRETIEMLAEAGSRGATTVALTGFPRSPLAELADIVLVTASQATTFRPDALSARHPQLVVLDLLYIAVAQRTHDRAHAAFRRTAQAVDGHKAEKGATS; this is translated from the coding sequence ATGGTTGATCACGAGGTGGACACCCCCGCGGGGACCGCGGTGGTCGACGCCGACGCGGTCGACCGGCGGGGTGCGGTGGCCGTCTCCTCCGACGGGGTGCTGGCCAGGGTCCGGGCCGGGGCGGGGGAGCTGACGGGGGCGTTGCGCCGGGTCGCCGAGCACGTGCTCAGCGATCCGGAGGCGGCGGCCCGGGCCACAATCGTCGAGCTGGCCGAGCGTAGCGGCACCTCACCGGCGACCATCACCCGGTTCTGCCGGGCCATGGGCTTCGAGGGGTACGCCGACCTGCGGCTCGGCATCGCGGCGGAGACCGGCCGGGCGCGCTCGGCGGGCTGGACGGTCGACATCGGCCGGGAGATCCAGCCCAGCGACCCGCTGGCCCGGGTGCTCGACCAGATCATGGCCGCCGACACCCGGGCCATGCACGACACGGCCGCGCTGCTCGACCTCGGCGAGGTGGAGCGGGCCGCGGTGGCCATCGCCGGGGCGAGTCGGGTGAACATCTTCGGCGCCAGCGGCAGCGCCCTGGTCGGCGAGGAGATGCAGTTCAGCCTGCACCGCATCGGAGTGGCCGCCTGGGCCTGGAGCGACGTGCACGAGGGGCTGGCCAGCGCCGCGCTGCTCGGTGTCGGCGACGTCGCGCTCGGCATCTCGCACACCGGGCAGACCCGGGAGACCATCGAGATGCTGGCCGAGGCGGGCAGCCGGGGCGCCACCACTGTCGCGCTGACCGGGTTCCCCCGCTCGCCGCTGGCGGAGCTGGCCGACATCGTGCTGGTCACGGCCAGCCAGGCCACCACGTTCCGGCCCGACGCGCTCTCCGCGCGGCACCCCCAGCTCGTCGTGCTCGACCTGCTCTACATCGCGGTGGCGCAGCGCACCCACGACCGCGCCCACGCGGCCTTCCGGCGCACCGCCCAGGCCGTCGACGGGCACAAGGCCGAGAAGGGGGCCACCTCATGA
- a CDS encoding SIS domain-containing protein — MISAQRYADAVRPVLDRLVDTQAEAVDRAADVIAGGMRAGGVLQAFGAGHSEAFAAELVARAGGLVPTNRLSLHDLVLHGDAPRDVLADPKLERDPAVAHQLYALAAPQPEDVFVVASQSGINGSVVELATLVREQGHPLIAVTSVEHTARVAPRHPSGHRLADLADVVLDNGAPYGDALLPLEGGGAVCAVSSVTAALLAQLLTAEVVRRFHQAGEVPPIYLSANVPGGDEHNLALESRYAGRLRRTA, encoded by the coding sequence ATGATCAGTGCCCAGCGGTACGCGGACGCCGTCCGCCCGGTGCTCGACCGCCTGGTCGACACCCAGGCCGAGGCCGTCGACCGGGCGGCCGACGTGATCGCCGGCGGGATGCGCGCCGGCGGCGTGCTCCAGGCGTTCGGCGCCGGCCACTCCGAGGCGTTCGCCGCCGAGCTGGTGGCCCGGGCCGGCGGCCTGGTCCCGACGAACCGACTCTCCCTGCACGACCTCGTGCTGCACGGCGACGCGCCCCGCGACGTGCTCGCCGACCCCAAGCTGGAACGCGACCCGGCCGTGGCGCACCAGCTCTACGCCCTGGCGGCGCCGCAGCCGGAGGACGTGTTCGTGGTCGCCTCACAGTCCGGCATCAACGGCTCGGTGGTCGAGCTGGCGACGCTGGTCCGGGAGCAGGGCCACCCCTTGATCGCGGTCACCTCGGTCGAGCACACCGCACGGGTCGCCCCGCGGCACCCGTCCGGCCACCGGCTCGCCGACCTCGCCGACGTCGTGCTGGACAACGGCGCGCCGTACGGCGACGCACTGCTGCCGCTCGAGGGCGGCGGCGCGGTCTGTGCGGTCTCGTCGGTCACGGCGGCGCTCCTGGCGCAGCTGCTGACCGCCGAGGTCGTACGACGGTTCCACCAGGCCGGGGAGGTACCCCCTATCTACCTCTCCGCCAACGTCCCCGGTGGGGACGAGCACAACCTCGCCCTCGAGTCGCGGTACGCCGGGCGCCTCCGGCGGACCGCCTGA
- the ngcE gene encoding N-acetylglucosamine/diacetylchitobiose ABC transporter substrate-binding protein — protein MSVTPENLGDLSRRTLLQRAAAAGLLAAPAMGLLSACAGSEPEKSDNGGGGAKSKDNPFGVKDGSAVKVVIFNGGLGDQWAKEDKVIFSAKHPNVTVNMSSTQKIKTEEQPKMATQPSDLVMNSGADMMDRSTLINEGAIEPLDDLLTAPAWDSEGTVADSLLPGTVGDGTQNGKFYVVNVAYTVWGNWYNAALFKKEGWQAPTTWDEFFALAPKIKAKGMAPYVHDAVHGYYPRWALMASIWKTAGKQVVVDIDNLKENAWKADGVLKALEPWEKLVKDKLLLPGKLDHTQSQQAWLDGKAAFIQVGTWLKNEMSATIPPGFELTLSDYWHNADDKAPKDVFAASGEGFVVPSKAPNKEAAKEFLRAILSKAGSAKFAELTKSLASTKGSGDNVQDTALSSANALMKNGGSELISVKFQDFYADLDKESQNLSEELMAGRLTAQQFVDKMQAAADKVAKDSSIKKQTRTA, from the coding sequence ATGTCGGTTACCCCCGAGAACCTCGGCGACCTCAGCCGCCGGACCCTGCTTCAGCGGGCCGCCGCGGCGGGCCTCCTCGCCGCCCCGGCGATGGGCCTGCTCAGCGCCTGCGCCGGCAGCGAGCCGGAGAAGTCCGACAACGGCGGCGGCGGGGCCAAGAGCAAGGACAACCCGTTCGGCGTGAAGGACGGCAGCGCCGTCAAGGTGGTCATCTTCAACGGCGGCCTGGGCGACCAGTGGGCCAAGGAAGACAAGGTCATCTTCAGCGCCAAGCACCCGAACGTCACGGTCAACATGTCGTCGACCCAGAAGATCAAGACCGAAGAGCAGCCGAAGATGGCGACGCAGCCGAGTGACCTGGTCATGAACTCGGGCGCCGACATGATGGACCGCAGCACGCTGATCAACGAGGGCGCCATCGAGCCGCTCGACGACCTGCTCACCGCGCCCGCGTGGGACAGCGAGGGCACCGTCGCCGACTCCCTGCTGCCGGGCACGGTCGGCGACGGCACCCAGAACGGCAAGTTCTACGTCGTGAACGTGGCGTACACGGTGTGGGGCAACTGGTACAACGCCGCGCTGTTCAAGAAGGAGGGTTGGCAGGCGCCGACCACCTGGGACGAGTTCTTCGCGCTGGCCCCGAAGATCAAGGCCAAGGGCATGGCGCCGTACGTGCACGACGCCGTGCACGGCTACTACCCGCGCTGGGCGCTCATGGCGAGCATCTGGAAGACCGCCGGCAAGCAGGTCGTCGTCGACATCGACAACCTGAAGGAGAACGCCTGGAAGGCCGACGGCGTGCTCAAGGCGCTGGAGCCGTGGGAGAAGCTGGTCAAGGACAAGCTGCTCCTCCCGGGCAAGCTCGACCACACCCAGTCGCAGCAGGCGTGGCTCGACGGCAAGGCGGCGTTCATCCAGGTCGGCACGTGGCTGAAGAACGAGATGTCGGCCACCATCCCGCCGGGCTTCGAGCTGACCCTGTCGGACTACTGGCACAACGCCGACGACAAGGCCCCGAAGGACGTGTTCGCCGCGTCCGGCGAGGGCTTCGTCGTGCCGAGCAAGGCCCCCAACAAGGAGGCCGCGAAGGAGTTCCTGCGGGCGATCCTGTCGAAGGCGGGTTCGGCCAAGTTCGCCGAGCTGACCAAGTCGCTGGCCTCCACCAAGGGCTCCGGCGACAACGTGCAGGACACCGCGCTCTCCAGCGCCAACGCCCTCATGAAGAACGGCGGCAGCGAGCTCATCTCCGTCAAGTTCCAGGACTTCTACGCCGACCTGGACAAGGAGAGCCAGAACCTCTCCGAGGAGCTGATGGCCGGCCGGCTCACCGCGCAGCAGTTCGTCGACAAGATGCAGGCGGCCGCCGACAAGGTCGCCAAGGACTCGTCGATCAAGAAGCAGACCCGCACCGCCTGA
- a CDS encoding carbohydrate ABC transporter permease, whose product MRHGVARFVTGFLALPVALYLFYVVWPFAQAAGYSLTDWGGYSDSQRFVGLDNYVRLLSDELIRKAFWHNVFFLVTVPLFTIALALFLAFLLNVGGREDRAGIRGVFGSALYKVIFFFPQVLSLVVIAVMWQQIYRTDSQGLINGLLIKIGLVDADNPIAFTADPEPFLGIPAVLWWLLLIAIWSGAGFYMVLFSAAMQSIPKDIYEAAILDGAGRFHTFFRVTLPLLRDTISVAWVYLGFIALDMYALVFVMTPSQGGPNHASEIFASVIQFNAFQKGQFGYACAIAVALAIFTILLAAVQLRITRRDRIEF is encoded by the coding sequence ATGCGGCACGGAGTCGCGCGTTTCGTCACGGGCTTCCTGGCCCTGCCCGTCGCGCTGTACCTGTTCTACGTGGTGTGGCCGTTCGCGCAGGCGGCGGGATACTCGCTGACCGACTGGGGCGGGTACTCGGATTCCCAGCGTTTCGTCGGGCTGGACAACTACGTCCGGCTGCTCTCCGACGAGCTGATCCGGAAGGCGTTCTGGCACAACGTCTTCTTCCTGGTCACCGTGCCGCTGTTCACCATCGCGCTGGCCCTGTTCCTCGCGTTCCTGCTCAACGTGGGCGGACGCGAGGACAGGGCCGGCATCCGCGGGGTCTTCGGCTCCGCCCTCTACAAGGTCATCTTCTTCTTCCCGCAGGTGCTGTCGCTGGTGGTCATCGCCGTCATGTGGCAGCAGATCTACCGCACCGACAGCCAGGGCCTGATCAACGGCCTGCTCATCAAGATCGGGCTGGTCGACGCGGACAACCCGATCGCCTTCACCGCCGACCCGGAGCCGTTCCTCGGCATCCCCGCGGTGCTCTGGTGGCTGCTGCTCATCGCGATCTGGAGCGGCGCCGGCTTCTACATGGTCCTCTTCTCGGCGGCCATGCAGTCGATCCCGAAGGACATCTACGAGGCGGCGATCCTCGACGGGGCGGGCCGGTTCCACACGTTCTTCCGGGTCACCCTGCCGCTGCTCCGGGACACCATCTCGGTCGCGTGGGTCTACCTGGGCTTCATCGCCCTGGACATGTACGCCCTGGTCTTCGTCATGACGCCCAGCCAGGGCGGCCCGAACCACGCCAGCGAGATCTTCGCCTCGGTGATCCAGTTCAACGCGTTCCAGAAGGGCCAGTTCGGCTACGCCTGCGCGATCGCCGTGGCGCTGGCCATCTTCACCATCCTGCTGGCCGCCGTCCAGCTGAGGATCACCCGCCGTGACCGGATCGAGTTCTGA
- a CDS encoding carbohydrate ABC transporter permease, with protein MSTVTHTSGQKRPDVAPPGRPTGRRAEAAGSGIGGRIFNGFSHLFLVVWAIMVIYPLLWVVMSALKTDSEVIREPLSLFPKSLQWDNFARAWTAGIDSFFLDTLIVLVFSVTLTMLLGSMAAYALARYEFRGNRLIYWMFLSGLTLPVYLAAVPLFKGVYNMNVVFPLLGPNKHLTLILVYVAWSLSFTVFFMHSFFRTLPHSIAEAAMVDGASHTRAFFSVMLPMARPGLISIGIFNVLGQWNQWYLPTLLMQPVAGEPKNQVIAQGLIELSVNQGYKSDWSGLFAGVTMAMLPVLIVYVVFQRQVQSGLTAGVGK; from the coding sequence ATGAGCACGGTGACCCACACCTCCGGCCAGAAGCGACCCGACGTGGCGCCCCCCGGCCGGCCGACCGGCCGGCGGGCGGAAGCCGCCGGCAGCGGCATCGGCGGCCGGATCTTCAACGGCTTCTCGCACCTGTTCCTCGTGGTCTGGGCGATCATGGTGATCTACCCGCTGCTCTGGGTGGTGATGTCCGCGCTCAAGACCGACTCGGAGGTCATCCGCGAGCCGCTGTCGCTGTTCCCCAAGTCGCTCCAGTGGGACAACTTCGCCCGGGCCTGGACGGCCGGGATCGACAGCTTCTTCCTGGACACGCTGATCGTGCTCGTCTTCAGCGTGACCCTGACCATGCTGCTGGGCTCGATGGCGGCGTACGCGCTGGCGCGCTACGAGTTCCGGGGCAACCGGCTGATCTACTGGATGTTCCTGTCCGGGCTGACCCTGCCGGTCTATCTCGCCGCGGTGCCGCTGTTCAAGGGCGTCTACAACATGAACGTCGTGTTCCCGCTGCTCGGCCCGAACAAGCACCTCACCCTGATCCTCGTCTACGTGGCGTGGTCGCTGTCGTTCACCGTCTTCTTCATGCACTCGTTCTTCCGGACGCTGCCGCACTCGATCGCCGAGGCGGCCATGGTCGACGGCGCCTCGCACACCCGGGCGTTCTTCAGCGTGATGCTGCCGATGGCCCGACCCGGCCTGATCAGCATCGGCATCTTCAACGTGCTCGGCCAGTGGAACCAGTGGTACCTGCCGACCCTGCTCATGCAGCCGGTCGCGGGTGAGCCGAAGAACCAGGTGATCGCCCAGGGCCTGATCGAGCTGTCGGTCAACCAGGGCTACAAGTCCGACTGGTCCGGTCTCTTCGCCGGGGTCACCATGGCGATGCTGCCGGTGCTGATCGTGTACGTCGTCTTCCAGCGCCAGGTGCAGTCCGGCCTCACGGCCGGCGTCGGCAAGTAA